The nucleotide sequence AGGTCGTGGAACTTCTACATTTGACGGATTATCTCTAGCAAGTGCAATCACAGAGTATGTCCATGATAATTTAGGAGCTAAAACTATATTTGCTACCCACTATCATGAACTTACAGAATTGGAATATAAATTAAAATATCTTTCTAACTATAGAATAGAGGTCAGCGAAGCCAACGATGAAGTGGTATTTCTTCGTGAAATAGTAAAGGGAGGAGCCGACAAATCCTATGGAATAGAGGTCGCTAGACTAGCTGGATTACCAGGAGAGATACTTCTTAAAGCTAAACAACTTCTACAGGTTTTGGAGACGAAAAAAGCTATAATTGAGGAAAAAATAGGATCGGAACAACTTTCATTATTTGGGGGAGCACCTATAAAAATTGAGAAACCAAAAGTTATAGAACCTCAAATAAGTAAAGGTGAAAAGGAAATTCTATCTGAGGTAGCAAAATTAGATGTAAACAACCTTACACCACTAGATGCTATGATGAAATTAAACGAACTTAAACAACTGCTGAACAATTAGTAATTAGTAATTACTAATTACCGATTAAAAGGGGGTAAATATGCTCAAAAAAATATCATACTATATAAGTGCAATACTTTTAGTGGTATTTGTCTACTTTAACTATATAAAGGAACCGGAGCAACTAGAAAAAAAAGGGGAGGAATCTTTGGTAACTTCAAATGTTTCTTACGATGTGGAAAATTACCATGTAGAAGCGGAGAAGCAGATCGATGATACTGTAAATAATAAAAGAACTTTTGAAAAAGCTATAGCCATATTTGATGGAATGAAGTTATCTGGTGATGATGCCCTGGTAGACAGCACGAATAATATATTTTTAGAAAATAATATAGAGGGAATATCCAAAAATGGTTGGAAGATAGAGGCTGAAAAAGCTAATTATGACCAAAAAGCAGATAAGGTCTATGCCAGTAATCAGGTAAAAGCATACAATGAAGAGGAAGGAATTACCCTTTATGGAGATTCATTGATTACAGATACAAAATTAGAGGATTTAAACTTAAAAGATGATATAAGAGTGGTCACAGATAAGATGCAGCTCAGTGCAAATTTTGTACACTATAATGATACCACTAAGATTTTGGATGTGAAGGAAAATATCAGAATAAGAGGTAGGAAATTAGGGAACTTGCAAACAGATGAAGTGTCCGGGCATTTTAAGGAAGCCAGGTATGATGGGATAAAGAAAACAATCCATGCCCAGGGAGATTTTGTTGTATATTATAAAGGGGCAAATCTTAGAGCTAAAGACTTTAAATATGATGAAGTTACAGGTGACTTTACTATCTCTAAAGATATAGTGATAGAATTTGAAAGTGGAAACTTGGTTGTAGAAAAGATAAATTATGTGGCCGGTGAAAATAAGATGTATTTCACAGGACCTCTCAGAGGTAAAAACGGTGACTTTAATCTAGCTGCTGATAGTGGTGTGTATGATACTCTTAGTGGGATATTAAAAATAGATGGCAGTATTAAAATTGATAATAAGACAAGTAAACTTTTAGCTGATAGTGGAACCTATGATACGAAAACAGGGGATCTCTACATGACTTCTAAAAAGTTAGTTAGCTATGAGGATTTAGATAGAAAAATATTGACTAAAGACCTTACTTATAATAGTAAAACTAAGGAATTAAAATTATTAAACAGTTATGATTATAAGGATAATACCTATGAAAGTATAGGGAAAGAACTTTATTATAATGATGGAACGAAGATTGGAAAAGTTATAGACGGCAGCTTTAAAGGGAATCAGATAGATGGCCGAGCTGATAAGGTTGATTTTAATTTAGAAAAAAAATCATATGTATTTATAGGAAATGCTAAGGTTGCCTATAGCGGTTCTATCTTAGAGAGTCAAAGGATAGATGTAGATGATCTCAACAAAAAAGCTTATATCTATGGGAAATATACTGTTTATAATCCTGAGGATAAGATAACTTTTTACGGTGAAAATGCAGAATATAATATGGATACAGGAGATTTGATCTCTAGAAATAGAGTAAAAGTGATCCAGGATAAAAAAACTATGACCGGTGAAAACTTAACCTATAATTCAAATACAGGGTTAGGGAAGATAGAAAAAAATATAGTTATTATAGATGAAGATGGGTCTAGGATGACAGGAGATCGAGGAGAGTTTGATACCAATAACTCTGCAGAGATCATCGGGAATTTAAAAATAAAAACAAAGGATGCCACTCTCTATGCTAACCGTGGAAAATATATCTTTGCCGAGGAAAGAGTAAATATACCTGGGAATATCAAGATAATCTCTAAAGATGGAAACGCAACTATGAATGATGGAGTTTATTTTGTTTCTGAAGAAAGGGTTAAAGCTAAAAACTTTAATGGAATAAGCGGGGATAAAAAAGCATCTGGTGATGAGGTTAGCTACTATATCGCAAGGCAGGTTGCTCAGCTGAACAAAAATGTAGTAGTACAAAACCCAGGAATGAAATTTACAGGAAGTCAGGCAGAATATTCATTTATTACAGATGATGTATATACTTCGGAAAAATATAAGATCTATTATGAAAACTATATAATAGATGGTGAAACCATGAAGGGAAATATGAAAAGTGAGATCTTAGATGGAACTAAAGTGAATCTGACATCATCTACAGGGGAAAAACTTTATGGTGACTTTATGTTTGGGGACCTAAAGAACAGACAGATCGACCTGGATGGAAATGTACGTGCCCTTGCCTTTAATGTAGATAAGAAAACACAGAAAAAAGAACCTGTTAAGATACGGGGAGACACGGCTAAGATATTTTTATATGAAGACGTAAATGGAGAACTATCTATTTCAAGATCTGAGATAAAGAAAAATGGAGTCTATGAATATCAGGATATGACCCTATATTCAGACTATATGGAAGTAGATCTAATAAAAAAACTAGCTCTGGGACGTCGTGGAAACCATCTAAATATAGGCGGGACAACCGATGTTAAGTCTGAAATAACTGATATTGATATGAATACAGAGATAGCAATCCTTATAAATGATGTGGAATTTAAAAATGTAGATCAAGATGGAAAGGTCATGACTGCGTCATCTGATAAGGGAAAGATATTTAATAAAACTAAGATTGCTATTTTGCGAGAAAATGTAGTAGCAGATACAGTAGAAAATCATATTGAAGCTGACTATGCAAAATATTTTATGGAAACAGGGATATTAAATGCCGAAGGAAATGTAAGGATAGATTATAAAAAGTAGGAGGTAAAATTTGAAGAGTATAATTGCTCATGATCTGTGTAAAAGCTATAAAAAAAGAAGAGTTGTAAATAAAATAAGTTTAGAAGTACATAAGGGTGAGATAGTTGGACTTTTAGGACCTAATGGAGCAGGAAAAACCACTACTTTTTATATGATCACAGGGATTGTAAAACCTGAATCTGGAAAAGTTTTTTTCAATGAGCAGGATATAACTGATTATCCCATGCATAAAAGAGCTAATATGGGAATCGGGTACCTGGCTCAGGAGCCATCTATATTTAGAGACCTAAGTGTAGAAGACAATATCTTAGCTATCTTAGAGATGAGAAAGATAAAAAAAGAAGAAAGAATTAAGATAAAGGATGACTTATTAGAGGAATTCAAACTGACCCATGTGGAAAAATCTATGGGTTATTCCCTCTCGGGAGGAGAAAGAAGAAGGGTTGAGATAGCCAGGACAATAGCCAACAATCCAGACTTTATTCTATTGGATGAACCTTTTGCAGGGGTAGACCCCATAGCAGTAGAGGATATTCAGGAGATCATAAGATATTTGAAAAAAAGAGGATTGGGTATCCTAATCACAGACCATAGTGTAAGGGAAACACTGGGAATTACCGACAGAGCTTATGTAATGGCTCAGGGAGAACTCCTAATAAGTGGATCACCAGAAGAAATAGCTAACGATGAAAGAGCGAAAAAGATCTATTTAGGAGAAGGATTTAAATTAGATTAGATTATCTGATTTTTCAGTAACTAGATGTGATATAATAAAAATTAAGCAAAATAAATATGAACTCCTTTTATTAAGGTTTCGTAGTTTTACATTTGAGGAATTCTTTTTAACTACAAGAATTTACGCGTTTGTAATTTTATGAAAAGAAAAAAAGAGTTAAGATAAAAGACAGGATTATCTGTCAAAATATTGAGGGGCTCAGGGTAATTTTAAGATTTAAATTTTGGAGGATAGGATGAATAATTTAACAGGTAATGAAATCAGAAGAAAATTTATAGAATTTTTTGAAGGAAAACAGCATAAGCACTATGAGAGTGCGTCACTGATACCAGATGATCCCACGCTGTTATTGACAGTAGCAGGAATGGTACCTTTTAAACCTTATTTTTTAGGACAAAAAGAAGCTCCTACACCGAGAGTGGTTACTCACCAAAAGTGTATCAGAACTAATGACCTTGAAAATGTAGGAAGAACTGCCAGACATCATACTTTTTTTGAGATGTTAGGAAACTTCTCATTTGGAGATTATTTCAAGGAAGAAGCTATAGCTTGGTCTTGGGAATTTATCACAGAGGTATTAAAATTAGATGCAGAAAAATTGTGGATATCTGTATTTACAACAGACGATGAAACTGAAGAGATCTGGAACAAAAAAATTGGTGTACCAATGGAAAGATTAGTAAGATTAGGTGAAGATGATAACTGGTGGTCAGCAGGACCAGTAGGTTCTTGTGGACCTTGTAGTGAAATTCATGTAGACCTAGGAGTAGAGTACGGAGGAGACGAAAACTCGAAATTAGGAGATGAAGGGACAGACGATAGATTTATCGAGATATGGAACTTAGTATTTACTGAGTACAATAGAATGGAAGATGGGTCGTTAGAGCCGTTACCAAAGAAAAATATTGATACAGGAGCAGGTCTTGAGAGAGTAGCTGCAATGGTTCAGAAAAAAGCTAATAACTTTGAGACAGATCTAATTTTTCCTATCATTGAAAGAGCAGGAGAATTGACAAATTCTAAATATACATTTGGAAAAGATGACAAGATTGATTTTTCATTAAAGGTAATATCTGACCATGTTAGAGCCATTACATTTATGATAAGTGACGGGATCTTACCTTCTAATGAGGGAAGAGGATATGTTCTTAGAAGGATCTTGAGACGTGCAGTAAGGCACGGAAGATTATTAGGAAATAAAGAAAACTTCCTATATAAATTAGTGGATACAGTAATAGAATTAATGGGAGAAGCTTATAAAGATATAGTTAAAAATAAAGATCACATCGTTAAAATGGTAAGAATTGAGGAGGAAAAATTCTCAACTACCCTAGATCAGGGGATGGTTATCGCATTGGATGAGATAAAAAAAGCTAGATCGGAAAATAAGACAGAATTAGATGCTGGTGTAGTATTTAAATTATATGATACTTTTGGATTCCCATATGAACTTACAGAGGAAATTTGTGAAGAAGAAGGAGTAACTGTTTCTCATGATGATTACCTTGCAAAGATGGAGGAGCAAAGAGAAAGAGCTAGATCATCTAGAGAAGTAGTAAAAGAAGCGGGACAAGATTCGTTTATAGAAGAGTTTTTTGATAAATATGGTAAAACTAATTTTGTTGGTTATGAAGTGTTTAAAACAAAAGCTAAAATATTAAACGTAAAAGATAACAATGAAGGAAACTATACAATAATTTTCGATAAGACTCCATTTTATGCTGAGTCAGGTGGACAATCTACCGATACTGGTAAAATAATCGGAGAAGATATCTTTGGAGCAGTTACAAGTGTAAGAAAGCAAAAAGATATATTTATCCATACTGTAAAGATGGCAGAGGGTGGAAATAAATTGAAAAAAGGTTTAGAGTTAGAGTTATCTATCAATAAACATAGAAGAATAGAGATTAAGAGAAACCATACTGCAACACATATATTACACAAAGCTTTAAAAGAAGTTCTTGGAGATCACGTACAACAAGCGGGATCATTGGTATCGCAAGATAGATTAAGATTTGATTTTACTCACTATGAGGCTGCAACAAGAGATCAAATAAAAGAAGTAGAAAAAATTGTGAATGAACAAATATTTAGAAATGTTCCTTTGAGTGTTGAAGAACTTACAATGGATGAGGCTAAAGAAAAAGGTGCAACAATGTTATTTGGAGACAAATATGGAAGTAAAGTAAGAGTTGTAGAAATACCAGGATTCTCTATGGAATTATGTGGGGGAACTCATGTAGAAAGAACTGGAGAGATTGGATTATTTAATATATTAACTGAAACTGGAATTGCTGCCGGAGTAAGAAGAATAGAGGCAACTACAGGATTTACTTCATATAAGGTAGTAAATGAAATGGAAGATGGTATAGTTGAACTGGCGAAGATATTAAAGTCAGATCCTTATCACGGGCATCTAATTGCTAAAGCAAATAAGGTGGTAGAAGACTTAAAGGCAGCCAATAAAGAAGTTGAAGCACTTAAATCTAAATTAGCTGGATATGAAGCTAACTCGTTATTTGACAATGTAGAGGAGATCAACGGAGTAAAAGTTTTAATTGCCGGATTCAAAGGTAAAGAAGCTGGAGGACTGCGTGAGATCGTAGACAAAGCTAAAGATAAATTAGGAAGCTGTGTAGTAATCTTAGGAACGGATAATGGGAAAGCTGTATTTGCTGTAGGAGTAACTAAAGATCTAATGGGGAAGGTAAAAGCCGGAGACCTAGTTCGTGAAATTGCTAAAGTCGCTGATGGAAATGGTGGAGGAAGACCAGATTTCGCCCAAGCAGGGGGAAAAAATGGAGATAAAGTTCCTGAAGCTTTAGAGGTAGCAAGAACTATGTTACAAGAGAAACTATAATTTTCTAAAAAAAATGGTCACGGAGCTACACAGAGGATAAAAAAGTTACACGGAGAAAACCTCTGTGAAACTCTAATTATACATTTAATTTTTTCATTAAGTATGAAAAAAATTAATACTCATATAACCTCTCAGTGGATCTCTGTGCTCCAAAATGTTTTTTGAAGAAAATTAATGTAAATTGGTGGCAAAAGTTTTTGATTTTAATCCATAAGGATTAGTGGGAAAAAAGAAGTGAAAGTAGGAGTAAATTTATGTTTAAAAAATATCTATCTCTAGATGTAGGAGATGTAAGGATAGGAGTGGCTAAATCCGATATAATGGGTATGATAGCAACTCCTTTAGAAGTGATAGACAGGAGAAAAACCAAGGCTGTAATGAGAATAAAAGAACTCTGTGAAGAGCACAACACTAAGAGTATAGTTATTGGTATTCCGAAAAGCCTAGATGGAACAGAAAAACGTCAGGCTGAAAAAGTAAGAGAATTTATGGAAAAGCTGAACAAAAAGATAGATGGATTGGAATTTATTGAGATAGATGAGAGATTATCGACAGTATCGGCCGATAAAATGTTACAAAATAATGGTGTAAAGGGTGCTATAAATAAAAGAAAAACAGTTGACCAAGTAGCCGCAGCGATTATTTTACAAACTTATCTAGATATGAAAAGATAGGAAAAGAAATCAAGATAAAAAGTTGAAAATTAAATTTTTGATTATCAGCTATTATCCATAAAGGGTATAATCAAAGTATCTACCAGTGAGTGGCACCACCAAAATACTATTAGTTTACTGCGTAAACATAGGATTTTGAGATAAAATTTACTGTGTAAATTAAGGACTTTGAAATAATTCGGCTAAAAGCCGTTAGGGGAGGCAGGAAAAGTGGCTAGAATGAGAAAAGGATATATGTACAGAATAATATTTGTAGCAATAGTTGTACTGAGTGCTGCATGGTTTACAGTTACTAAACCAGTAAAATTAGGATTAGATCTAAAGGGTGGAGTATATGTATTGCTTGAGGCAAAACCAGAAGAGGGACAAAGATTAGACAATGAAGCGATGGGAAGACTTATTGAAGTATTGAATAGAAGGGTAAATGGTTTAGGAGTATCTGAATCTTCTGTACAAAAAGTAGGAGATAAAAGGGTAATGGTTGAATTACCTGGAATAACTGATACAGAACAAGCCATAGACATGATCGGTAAAACGGCACTTATGGAATTTAAGATACAAAATGCAGACGGGACATTGGGAGAAACTTTATTGACTGGTGGAGCGTTAAAATCAGCAGCAGTATCTTATGATAATTTAGGAAGACCTCAAATTTCATTTGAAATGACTTTAGATGGAGCAACTAAATTTGCTGAAATAACTAGAAATAACATAGGAAAACAACTTGCTATTACAATGGATGGAGTAATTCAGACTGCTCCTAGAATCAACAGTGAAATAGCTGGTGGACAAGGAGTTATCACAGGAAACTATACAGCTGAAGAAGCTAAAAATACTGCATCACTATTAAATGCAGGAGCTTTACCGGTGAAAGCTGAGATCTTGGAAACTAGATCGGTAGGAGCTACATTGGGAGATGAATCGATAGCCCAATCAGAAACAGCTGGAATTATAGCTATAGGACTTATCGCTGTCTTTATGGTGGTATTCTATAGATTACCAGGATTAGTAGCCAACTTGGCATTGGTTTGTTTCGGTCTAATTACCTTTGCAACACTTAACTTCTTTGATGCTACCCTTACATTACCAGGGATTGCAGGTATCATCCTTTCAGTAGGAATGGCAGTAGACGCCAATGTAATTATATTCGAAAGAATAAAGGAAGAGTTAAGATTTGGAAATACAGTAATGGCTTCTATAGAGGCAGGATTCAAAAAGGCATTCAGTACAATAATGGATTCAAATATCACAACCCTTATAATAACAACGATCTTATTTACTTTAGGAACGGGACCTGTAAAAGGATTTGCAGTAACGCTGACTATCGGTGTACTTGCGTCGATGTTTACAGCTATCACAATAACTAAGGTATTACTTAGAGGATTTACAATGTTATTT is from Psychrilyobacter atlanticus DSM 19335 and encodes:
- the lptC gene encoding LPS export ABC transporter periplasmic protein LptC — protein: MLKKISYYISAILLVVFVYFNYIKEPEQLEKKGEESLVTSNVSYDVENYHVEAEKQIDDTVNNKRTFEKAIAIFDGMKLSGDDALVDSTNNIFLENNIEGISKNGWKIEAEKANYDQKADKVYASNQVKAYNEEEGITLYGDSLITDTKLEDLNLKDDIRVVTDKMQLSANFVHYNDTTKILDVKENIRIRGRKLGNLQTDEVSGHFKEARYDGIKKTIHAQGDFVVYYKGANLRAKDFKYDEVTGDFTISKDIVIEFESGNLVVEKINYVAGENKMYFTGPLRGKNGDFNLAADSGVYDTLSGILKIDGSIKIDNKTSKLLADSGTYDTKTGDLYMTSKKLVSYEDLDRKILTKDLTYNSKTKELKLLNSYDYKDNTYESIGKELYYNDGTKIGKVIDGSFKGNQIDGRADKVDFNLEKKSYVFIGNAKVAYSGSILESQRIDVDDLNKKAYIYGKYTVYNPEDKITFYGENAEYNMDTGDLISRNRVKVIQDKKTMTGENLTYNSNTGLGKIEKNIVIIDEDGSRMTGDRGEFDTNNSAEIIGNLKIKTKDATLYANRGKYIFAEERVNIPGNIKIISKDGNATMNDGVYFVSEERVKAKNFNGISGDKKASGDEVSYYIARQVAQLNKNVVVQNPGMKFTGSQAEYSFITDDVYTSEKYKIYYENYIIDGETMKGNMKSEILDGTKVNLTSSTGEKLYGDFMFGDLKNRQIDLDGNVRALAFNVDKKTQKKEPVKIRGDTAKIFLYEDVNGELSISRSEIKKNGVYEYQDMTLYSDYMEVDLIKKLALGRRGNHLNIGGTTDVKSEITDIDMNTEIAILINDVEFKNVDQDGKVMTASSDKGKIFNKTKIAILRENVVADTVENHIEADYAKYFMETGILNAEGNVRIDYKK
- the lptB gene encoding LPS export ABC transporter ATP-binding protein; translation: MKSIIAHDLCKSYKKRRVVNKISLEVHKGEIVGLLGPNGAGKTTTFYMITGIVKPESGKVFFNEQDITDYPMHKRANMGIGYLAQEPSIFRDLSVEDNILAILEMRKIKKEERIKIKDDLLEEFKLTHVEKSMGYSLSGGERRRVEIARTIANNPDFILLDEPFAGVDPIAVEDIQEIIRYLKKRGLGILITDHSVRETLGITDRAYVMAQGELLISGSPEEIANDERAKKIYLGEGFKLD
- the alaS gene encoding alanine--tRNA ligase, translated to MNNLTGNEIRRKFIEFFEGKQHKHYESASLIPDDPTLLLTVAGMVPFKPYFLGQKEAPTPRVVTHQKCIRTNDLENVGRTARHHTFFEMLGNFSFGDYFKEEAIAWSWEFITEVLKLDAEKLWISVFTTDDETEEIWNKKIGVPMERLVRLGEDDNWWSAGPVGSCGPCSEIHVDLGVEYGGDENSKLGDEGTDDRFIEIWNLVFTEYNRMEDGSLEPLPKKNIDTGAGLERVAAMVQKKANNFETDLIFPIIERAGELTNSKYTFGKDDKIDFSLKVISDHVRAITFMISDGILPSNEGRGYVLRRILRRAVRHGRLLGNKENFLYKLVDTVIELMGEAYKDIVKNKDHIVKMVRIEEEKFSTTLDQGMVIALDEIKKARSENKTELDAGVVFKLYDTFGFPYELTEEICEEEGVTVSHDDYLAKMEEQRERARSSREVVKEAGQDSFIEEFFDKYGKTNFVGYEVFKTKAKILNVKDNNEGNYTIIFDKTPFYAESGGQSTDTGKIIGEDIFGAVTSVRKQKDIFIHTVKMAEGGNKLKKGLELELSINKHRRIEIKRNHTATHILHKALKEVLGDHVQQAGSLVSQDRLRFDFTHYEAATRDQIKEVEKIVNEQIFRNVPLSVEELTMDEAKEKGATMLFGDKYGSKVRVVEIPGFSMELCGGTHVERTGEIGLFNILTETGIAAGVRRIEATTGFTSYKVVNEMEDGIVELAKILKSDPYHGHLIAKANKVVEDLKAANKEVEALKSKLAGYEANSLFDNVEEINGVKVLIAGFKGKEAGGLREIVDKAKDKLGSCVVILGTDNGKAVFAVGVTKDLMGKVKAGDLVREIAKVADGNGGGRPDFAQAGGKNGDKVPEALEVARTMLQEKL
- the ruvX gene encoding Holliday junction resolvase RuvX, producing MFKKYLSLDVGDVRIGVAKSDIMGMIATPLEVIDRRKTKAVMRIKELCEEHNTKSIVIGIPKSLDGTEKRQAEKVREFMEKLNKKIDGLEFIEIDERLSTVSADKMLQNNGVKGAINKRKTVDQVAAAIILQTYLDMKR
- the secD gene encoding protein translocase subunit SecD, which encodes MRKGYMYRIIFVAIVVLSAAWFTVTKPVKLGLDLKGGVYVLLEAKPEEGQRLDNEAMGRLIEVLNRRVNGLGVSESSVQKVGDKRVMVELPGITDTEQAIDMIGKTALMEFKIQNADGTLGETLLTGGALKSAAVSYDNLGRPQISFEMTLDGATKFAEITRNNIGKQLAITMDGVIQTAPRINSEIAGGQGVITGNYTAEEAKNTASLLNAGALPVKAEILETRSVGATLGDESIAQSETAGIIAIGLIAVFMVVFYRLPGLVANLALVCFGLITFATLNFFDATLTLPGIAGIILSVGMAVDANVIIFERIKEELRFGNTVMASIEAGFKKAFSTIMDSNITTLIITTILFTLGTGPVKGFAVTLTIGVLASMFTAITITKVLLRGFTMLFKIDKPSLFGVRGK